The Pelmatolapia mariae isolate MD_Pm_ZW linkage group LG10_11, Pm_UMD_F_2, whole genome shotgun sequence genome includes a region encoding these proteins:
- the epd gene encoding ependymin — protein sequence MYAALTLFFFMCLTASTHADHHQPCHAPNMTGFMSVMSMKGEMKAYGAFTYDSMGKKLRFRSNESSATNASHSMDLLMFFEEGIFFEIESKNQSCVKKTLHCSMHPLDIPDDATFSTKEHSGSAAIEGEGLQLDVWTGSMPDKKGHYSMSVTKGCLPVFTFYFTESTSFLFRTMEIENEIKDPDLLAVPSFCVGQPMEDTPEGTVNGFLNEFV from the exons ATGTATGCAGCTCTTACGCTATTCTTCTTCATGTGCTTGACCGCCAGCACCCATGCAGATCACCATCAGCCTTGTC ATGCACCCAATATGACAGGATTCATGTCTGTg ATGTCAATGAAAGGTGAAATGAAAGCATATGGTGCATTCACCTATGATTCAATGGGCAAGAAGCTACGGTTCAGATCAAACGAGAGCAGCGCCACAAACGCTTCACATAGTATGGATCTGCTGATGTTTTTCGAAGAG GGGATATTCTTCGAGATTGAAAGCAAAAACCAGAGCTGTGTGAAAAAAACGCTGCACTGCAGCATGCACCCTCTGGATATTCCCGATGATGCCACGTTTTCCACTAAAGAACACTCTGGGAGTGCAGCCATCGAAGGGGAGGGATTACAGCTAGACGTATGGACAGGATCGATGCCAGACAAGAAAG GCCACTATTCCATGTCTGTAACCAAGGGATGTTTGCCTGTGTTCACTTTCTACTTCACTGAGTCCACATCATTCCTTTTCAG GACCATGGAGATTGAAAACGAGATCAAGGACCCCGATCTCCTTGCGGTGCCTTCCTTTTGTGTGGGACAGCCTATGGAGGACACACCTGAAGGGACAGTAAATGGTTTCCTCAATGAGTTTGTGTAG
- the LOC134636464 gene encoding uncharacterized protein LOC134636464 — protein sequence MFQMTVWKALFLLFCILDCMEQSASLPVAQTNSLYLNCFKHTRSTRTRVQQLLGKYKEQQLGDGQFEDRSRHLKDLPSLSTEFYRWINLTEWERLHAAFWDMQTYWNMLEWKRIQLENEEKDQKMVQDARTTLTQNIRHIQLDLRDLISQVSTQMSSLRSSWKRPAAAMAKTPLNPASRSRTVWDSRVEGYIILRDLDLYLTKLARDFLLLATKIQL from the exons ATGTTTCAGATGACTGTTTGGAAAGctctcttcctccttttttGTATACTGGACTGCATGGAGCAATCCGCCTCATTACCAGTTGCTCAGACTAATTCCCTGTATCTTAATTGCTTCAAGCACACAAGGTCCACTCGAACTCGTGTGCAACAGCTGCTAGGGAAATAT AAGGAGCAGCAGCTGGGAGACGGGCAGTTTGAGGACAGAAGCCGACACTTGAAGGACCTGCCCTCACTTTCCACAGAATTCTATCGGTGGATTAATCTGACG GAGTGGGAACGACTGCATGCCGCTTTCTGGGACATGCAAACCTACTGGAATATGCTGGAGTGGAAGAGAATACAGCTGGAGAACGAGGAGAAAGATCAGAAGATGGTGCAGGATGCTCGGACAACTCTAACTCAGAACATCAGACACATTCAGCTGGACTTGCGGGACCTGATTAGCCAAGTTAGCACTCAG ATGAGCTCTTTGAGAAGCTCTTGGAAAAGGCCAGCAGCTGCTATGGCAAAAACACCCCTGAACCCAGCAAGCAGGTCCAGGACAGTATGGGACAGCCGAGTGGAAGGTTACATCATCCTGAGGGATCTGGACCTTTACCTCACCAAGCTGGCAAGAGACTTTCTTTTACTGGCTACGAAAATACAGTTATGa